In the [Clostridium] colinum genome, one interval contains:
- the gltB gene encoding glutamate synthase large subunit, translating to MTHYNLPKKQGLYDPKFEHDNCGIGFIANIKGKKNHNIITDAIKILKNLTHRGGVGSEEDTGDGAGILTQIPHKFMKKVCKNEGIDLPEEKEYGVGMFFCSHIKSIRDNTIHKLKEIIEEENQHILGFRIVPTYTESIGKSAKDSMPYIMQVFIKKADNIKTEEDFERKLFVISKRAEKEIRYTKENDPYFYFTSLSCRTIVYKGMLTPEQVDKFYIDLIDLDFESALALVHSRFSTNTFPSWERAHPNRYIIHNGEINTIRGNVNWIKAREKMFETEAFNNEDLEKVLPVINEDGSDSAMLDNYIQMLNLCGYSLPKAIMMAIPEPWENNKDMDKDKRAFYEYNSLMGEAWDGPAAIGFTDGNIIGATLDRNGLRPARYYVTNDDYVILSSEVGVLPIKEENIVKKHRLTPGKMLLIDTNQGKIIEDSEIKENIAKENPYEQWLKDNLISLDSIESEYVEEKEELPLLTRQKAFGYVKEDIELTIKEIVEKGEDPIGAMGNDAPLAVFSERTQLLYNYFKQLFAQVTNPPIDAIREQIVTSTISYLGGEGNLLKPNSKNCKRIKLDTPILSNEDFSKIKDINNQNKDFKVANISIVYNKNNKTMEEAINDIFDQVDKEVENGANILILSDKGVDKDNMPIPLLLISSGVHHHLIKTGNRTKTSIVLQSAESREVHHFALLVGYGANAINPYLTLETIENNFEDSKNSIKIYVKAVTKGIIKVMSKMGISTLQSYQGAQIFEALGICEKVVDKFFTNTSTRIGGIDLEHIEKEAQIRHNEAFLNDEDLSYGGEYKWRKGGEYHMFNPQTVTLLQKAVREGDYSLYKEYAKLMDSHNEGLCTIRSMLDIRFNEKPINIDEVESVESIVKRFKTGAMSYGSLSKEAHECLAIAMNRLGAKSNSGEGGEIPERFVPMENGDSKCSAIKQVASGRFGVSINYLQNAVEIQIKLAQGAKPGEGGHLPGKKVYPWIAKARNSTTGVDLISPPPHHDIYSIEDLAQLIHDLKNANRNARISVKLVSEAGVGTIAVGVAKSLADVILISGYDGGTGAAPRTSIRHAGLPWELGLSETHQALLLNNLRNRVVLEADGKMLTGRDVLVACLLGAEEFGFSTAPLIAIGCAMLRVCHMDTCAVGVATQNPELRKRFKGKPEHVENFMEFVAMDLREQMARLGFRTIEEMVGRVEKLVPKKVDNYKAKTVDLSSILYQPKGTISYEQGFFNSPQNHNIEKSFDYNTLLKLCEPAIYEDKKIEARFNITNINRVCGTILSSEIAKVKGEDGLKDDTINLTFEGSAGQSFGAFLSKGITMKVLGDCNDYVGKGLSGGKIIVKPSDKSNLVAEENVIIGNVALFGAIKGEAYINGIAGERFCVRNSGAIAVVEGIGEHGLEYMTGGKVLILGKTGRNFGAGMSGGIAYVYNEDGEFPNKCNLQLISLEELNNEDKEDLKQMLQNHYKYTNSPKAKKMLDNIEVEINKFTKVIPKAYKKVIEQIKIAKEEGLSEDDAMMKAFENAIK from the coding sequence ATGACACATTACAATTTACCAAAAAAGCAAGGGCTTTATGACCCAAAGTTTGAACATGATAACTGTGGTATAGGCTTTATTGCAAACATAAAGGGAAAGAAAAACCATAATATAATAACAGATGCAATAAAAATATTAAAAAATCTTACACATAGAGGCGGTGTTGGTAGCGAAGAAGATACTGGTGATGGAGCTGGTATTTTAACTCAAATACCACACAAATTTATGAAAAAAGTTTGTAAAAATGAAGGTATAGATTTACCAGAAGAAAAAGAATATGGCGTTGGTATGTTTTTTTGCTCTCATATAAAAAGTATAAGAGACAATACTATACATAAGCTAAAAGAAATAATAGAAGAAGAAAATCAACATATATTAGGATTTAGAATTGTTCCTACATATACTGAAAGTATAGGTAAATCTGCTAAAGATTCTATGCCTTATATTATGCAAGTATTTATTAAAAAAGCAGATAATATAAAAACGGAAGAAGATTTTGAAAGAAAACTTTTTGTAATATCTAAAAGAGCAGAAAAAGAAATAAGATATACTAAAGAAAATGACCCATATTTTTATTTTACATCTTTATCTTGTAGAACTATTGTATATAAAGGTATGCTTACACCAGAACAAGTGGATAAGTTTTATATAGATTTAATAGATTTAGATTTTGAAAGTGCTTTAGCTTTAGTACATTCTCGTTTTAGTACTAATACATTTCCTAGTTGGGAAAGAGCACATCCTAATAGATATATAATACATAATGGAGAAATAAACACTATTAGAGGTAATGTAAACTGGATAAAAGCACGTGAAAAAATGTTTGAAACAGAGGCTTTTAACAACGAAGATTTAGAAAAAGTATTACCTGTTATAAATGAAGACGGTAGCGATTCTGCTATGCTTGATAATTATATACAAATGCTTAACCTTTGTGGATATAGCTTGCCTAAGGCTATTATGATGGCTATACCAGAGCCGTGGGAAAATAATAAAGATATGGATAAAGATAAAAGAGCTTTTTATGAATATAATAGCTTAATGGGAGAAGCGTGGGACGGACCAGCTGCTATTGGGTTTACAGATGGTAACATAATAGGGGCTACTCTTGATAGAAATGGCTTAAGACCAGCTAGATATTATGTTACAAATGATGATTATGTAATATTATCTTCAGAGGTAGGGGTTTTACCTATAAAAGAAGAAAATATAGTTAAAAAACATAGACTTACACCAGGTAAAATGCTACTTATAGATACTAATCAAGGTAAAATTATTGAAGATAGTGAAATAAAAGAAAATATAGCTAAAGAAAATCCTTATGAACAGTGGCTTAAAGACAATTTAATTTCTTTAGATAGTATAGAAAGTGAATATGTTGAAGAAAAAGAAGAATTACCACTTCTTACAAGACAAAAAGCTTTTGGATATGTAAAAGAAGATATAGAGCTTACTATAAAAGAGATTGTAGAAAAAGGCGAAGACCCGATAGGTGCTATGGGTAATGATGCACCTCTTGCAGTATTTTCTGAAAGAACACAACTTTTATATAATTATTTTAAACAATTATTTGCACAAGTAACAAACCCACCAATAGATGCTATAAGAGAACAAATAGTAACAAGCACAATTTCTTATCTTGGTGGAGAAGGTAATTTATTAAAGCCTAATAGTAAAAATTGTAAAAGAATAAAATTAGATACGCCAATACTTAGTAATGAAGATTTTAGTAAAATAAAAGATATTAATAACCAAAATAAAGACTTTAAAGTTGCTAATATATCAATAGTTTATAATAAAAACAACAAAACTATGGAAGAAGCTATAAATGATATATTTGACCAAGTTGACAAAGAGGTTGAAAATGGTGCTAACATATTAATATTATCAGATAAAGGTGTAGATAAAGATAATATGCCAATACCTTTATTATTAATATCTTCGGGTGTTCATCATCATTTAATAAAAACTGGTAATAGAACTAAAACAAGTATAGTTTTACAATCGGCAGAGTCTAGAGAAGTACATCATTTTGCACTTTTAGTAGGATATGGTGCTAATGCTATAAATCCATATTTAACATTAGAAACTATCGAAAATAATTTTGAAGATAGTAAAAATTCTATAAAAATATATGTTAAAGCTGTTACAAAAGGCATAATAAAAGTAATGTCTAAAATGGGTATATCTACTTTACAAAGCTATCAAGGAGCACAAATATTTGAGGCTCTTGGTATATGTGAAAAAGTTGTGGATAAATTCTTTACAAATACTTCAACTAGAATAGGTGGTATAGATTTAGAGCATATAGAAAAAGAGGCACAAATAAGACATAATGAAGCATTTTTAAATGACGAAGACTTATCATATGGTGGAGAGTATAAGTGGCGTAAAGGCGGAGAATACCATATGTTTAACCCTCAGACTGTAACATTGTTACAAAAGGCTGTAAGAGAGGGAGATTATAGCTTATATAAAGAATACGCAAAACTTATGGATAGCCATAATGAAGGTTTATGCACTATCAGAAGTATGCTAGACATACGATTTAATGAAAAACCTATTAATATAGATGAAGTAGAAAGCGTAGAAAGCATTGTAAAAAGATTTAAAACAGGAGCTATGAGCTATGGGTCGTTAAGCAAAGAAGCTCATGAATGTTTGGCAATAGCTATGAATAGATTAGGTGCAAAGTCTAACAGTGGCGAAGGTGGAGAAATACCAGAAAGATTTGTTCCTATGGAAAATGGTGATTCTAAATGTTCTGCAATAAAACAAGTAGCATCAGGGCGTTTTGGTGTATCTATAAATTATTTACAAAATGCAGTTGAAATACAAATAAAGTTAGCTCAAGGAGCAAAACCAGGTGAAGGTGGTCATTTACCAGGTAAAAAAGTTTATCCGTGGATAGCTAAAGCAAGAAATTCTACAACAGGTGTTGACCTTATATCGCCGCCACCTCATCACGATATTTATTCTATAGAAGATTTAGCTCAACTTATACATGATTTAAAAAATGCTAATAGAAATGCTAGAATAAGTGTAAAGTTAGTTAGCGAAGCAGGTGTTGGAACTATTGCCGTTGGTGTTGCTAAAAGTCTTGCAGATGTTATATTAATAAGCGGATATGACGGTGGAACAGGAGCTGCCCCTAGAACAAGTATAAGGCACGCAGGGCTTCCGTGGGAGCTTGGGCTTAGTGAAACACATCAAGCATTATTATTAAATAATCTTAGAAATAGAGTAGTTTTAGAAGCCGATGGTAAGATGCTAACAGGTAGAGACGTTTTAGTAGCGTGTTTACTTGGAGCAGAAGAATTTGGATTTTCTACTGCTCCATTAATAGCAATAGGTTGTGCTATGCTTAGAGTTTGTCATATGGACACTTGTGCAGTTGGTGTTGCTACGCAAAATCCAGAGCTTAGAAAAAGATTTAAAGGAAAACCAGAACATGTAGAAAACTTTATGGAATTTGTAGCTATGGATTTAAGAGAACAAATGGCTAGATTAGGGTTTAGAACTATAGAAGAAATGGTAGGTCGTGTAGAAAAATTAGTGCCTAAAAAAGTAGATAATTATAAGGCAAAAACAGTAGATTTATCTAGTATTTTATATCAACCAAAAGGCACTATATCATACGAACAAGGATTTTTTAATAGTCCACAAAACCATAATATAGAAAAATCTTTTGATTATAATACTTTATTAAAACTATGTGAACCAGCTATATATGAAGATAAAAAAATAGAGGCTAGATTTAATATTACAAATATTAACCGTGTTTGTGGAACTATTTTATCTAGTGAGATAGCAAAAGTAAAAGGTGAAGATGGATTAAAAGATGATACTATAAATCTTACTTTTGAAGGTTCGGCAGGTCAAAGTTTTGGGGCGTTTTTATCAAAAGGTATTACAATGAAAGTTTTGGGAGATTGTAATGATTACGTTGGTAAAGGTCTTAGTGGAGGTAAAATAATAGTTAAACCAAGTGATAAAAGTAACCTCGTAGCAGAAGAAAATGTTATAATAGGAAATGTAGCTTTATTTGGTGCTATAAAAGGTGAAGCTTATATAAATGGTATAGCAGGCGAACGTTTTTGTGTTAGAAATAGTGGAGCTATTGCTGTTGTAGAAGGCATAGGTGAACACGGACTTGAATATATGACTGGTGGTAAAGTTTTAATACTTGGCAAAACAGGTAGAAACTTTGGAGCAGGTATGAGCGGTGGTATAGCTTATGTTTATAATGAAGATGGAGAATTCCCTAATAAATGTAATCTTCAACTTATTAGCCTAGAAGAGCTTAATAACGAAGATAAAGAAGATTTAAAACAAATGTTACAAAATCATTATAAATATACAAATAGCCCAAAAGCTAAAAAAATGTTAGATAACATTGAAGTAGAAATAAATAAATTTACAAAAGTTATACCAAAAGCTTATAAAAAAGTTATAGAACAAATAAAAATAGCTAAAGAAGAAGGCTTATCAGAAGATGATGCTATGATGAAAGCTTTTGAAAATGCTATAAAATAA
- the spoIIR gene encoding stage II sporulation protein R: MNILKKEKNIILLSVFIGTFITLIFMLATKSYSYSVQKGIADEVIRLHVLANSDEMYDQQLKIKVKDGIVKMLETQLHNSVSKDETRIILLQNLDNIEKRAKEIIKENGYDYEVSAKITFDNFPTKQYADVVLPAGEYEALKIEIGEAKGQNWWCVMFPPLCFVDASVKEVPKKDKEILKGVLTDTEYDIVTKAKNEKDIPVKIKFKIVEMWQK, translated from the coding sequence ATGAATATATTAAAAAAAGAAAAAAATATAATATTATTATCAGTATTTATAGGAACATTTATTACATTAATATTTATGTTAGCAACTAAAAGTTATTCTTATAGTGTGCAAAAAGGCATAGCAGATGAAGTTATTAGATTACACGTTTTAGCAAATAGTGATGAAATGTATGACCAACAATTAAAAATAAAAGTAAAAGATGGCATAGTAAAAATGTTGGAAACTCAATTACATAACAGTGTATCTAAAGATGAAACAAGAATAATTTTATTACAAAATTTAGATAATATAGAAAAAAGAGCAAAAGAAATAATAAAAGAAAATGGATATGATTATGAAGTTAGTGCTAAAATAACTTTTGATAATTTTCCTACAAAACAATACGCAGATGTTGTATTACCAGCAGGTGAATATGAAGCTTTAAAAATAGAGATAGGTGAGGCAAAAGGTCAAAATTGGTGGTGTGTTATGTTTCCGCCGTTATGCTTTGTAGATGCAAGTGTTAAGGAAGTGCCTAAAAAAGATAAAGAAATATTAAAAGGTGTTTTGACAGATACTGAATATGACATAGTAACAAAAGCTAAAAATGAAAAAGATATACCTGTAAAAATAAAATTTAAAATAGTAGAAATGTGGCAAAAATAA
- a CDS encoding dipeptidase, whose product MYNFVDLHCDTIIALYERKQNLFENNLHIDINRLKKFKTPTQVFAIWLSKKYYKDAFNITNKIIDFFEEQIIKNEKYINKVSCYNDILKSKKINALLSIEGGESIENNLDNIKHFYDRGVRILTLCWNYENNLGFGAFTKSEEGLKPFGKDALKIMNEINMIADVSHLNEAGFWDLYKISKKPFIATHSNAYSICNHYRNLNDNQLKAIKECGGIVGINLYPKFLTDKHIATKDDIFRHIDYIANIIGIDKVCLGSDFDGIEETPLNLEEISKYEKFFIDIENIYGKEISEKIAYKNFYNFCKKNIKI is encoded by the coding sequence ATGTATAATTTTGTTGATTTGCATTGTGATACCATAATAGCTTTGTACGAAAGAAAGCAAAATCTTTTTGAAAATAATTTACATATAGATATAAATAGACTTAAAAAATTTAAAACTCCTACACAAGTTTTTGCTATATGGCTTTCTAAAAAATACTATAAAGATGCTTTTAATATAACTAATAAGATTATAGATTTTTTTGAAGAACAAATAATAAAAAATGAAAAATACATTAATAAAGTAAGTTGTTATAATGATATATTAAAAAGTAAAAAAATAAATGCCTTATTATCTATAGAGGGTGGAGAAAGTATAGAAAATAATTTAGACAATATAAAGCATTTTTATGATAGAGGTGTTAGAATATTAACTTTATGTTGGAACTATGAAAACAATTTAGGATTTGGAGCTTTTACAAAGTCTGAAGAGGGGCTAAAGCCATTTGGTAAAGATGCTTTAAAAATAATGAACGAAATAAATATGATTGCAGATGTTTCTCATTTAAATGAAGCAGGCTTTTGGGATTTATATAAAATATCAAAAAAACCTTTTATTGCAACACATTCTAATGCGTATAGCATTTGTAACCATTATAGAAATTTAAATGATAACCAGCTAAAAGCTATAAAAGAATGTGGTGGCATAGTAGGCATAAATTTATATCCTAAATTTTTAACAGACAAACATATTGCTACAAAAGATGATATATTTAGGCATATAGACTATATAGCAAATATAATAGGTATTGATAAAGTTTGTCTAGGAAGTGATTTTGACGGAATAGAAGAAACTCCTTTAAATTTAGAAGAAATATCTAAATATGAAAAATTCTTTATAGATATAGAAAATATTTATGGAAAAGAAATATCAGAAAAAATAGCATATAAAAATTTTTATAACTTTTGCAAAAAAAATATTAAAATTTAA
- a CDS encoding DUF1540 domain-containing protein has protein sequence MSNINYCVKCSISNCKHFDESNYCKLTTISVGGNNSCVDCKDTECKSFEINS, from the coding sequence ATGTCAAACATCAATTATTGTGTAAAATGTTCTATATCTAACTGTAAACATTTTGATGAATCTAATTATTGCAAATTAACTACTATATCTGTTGGTGGAAATAATTCTTGTGTAGATTGTAAAGATACAGAATGTAAAAGCTTTGAGATAAATAGTTAA